The DNA segment ATACTAAAAGCTCTCCCGTTGCTCCTCCTGCACTATTACACAAAATAACAGAAAATGAGCTTACCCTGGTTCAAGAACTGGTATTACCTCAATTACCCAGTTCCCAAGAGTTAGGTTATAGTTACTGGGATTACCCTCTACCGTTGAAACCGGGAGAAATAGCGGCAAAACAACGCCTGAGTGATTTTTGCTCCACTGCGATCGAAGCTTATCAAGAACAGAGGAATTTCCCAGCGATAGAAGGAACTTCTCAATTGAGTGGGGCTTTAAAATTGGGAGCGATCGGTATCAGGACAGTTTGGCAAGAGACGATGGAAATACAATTACACAGTTGTAGCATAGAAGGTTTACAGGGTATCCAAACTTGGCAACAAGAACTATGTTGGCGAGAGTTTTACCAACACGCGCTCTATTTTTTCCCTGATTTGGCCACAGGGCCCTATCGAGAGTCGTTCAAGGATTTTCCCTGGCAAAATAATCCTAGCCATTTTCAAGCTTGGTGCGAAGGAAACACTGGCTACCCCATAGTTGATGCAGCGATGAGACAACTCAACCAAACGGGCTGGATGCACAATCGCTGTCGCATGATCGTCGCTAGTTTCTTAACCAAAGATTTGCTGATTAATTGGCAATGGGGAGAAAAGTATTTTATGCAAAATCTCTATGATGGCGATTTAAGCGCTAATAATGGGGGTTGGCAATGGAGTGCTTCTTCGGGTATGGATCCTAAACCATTGAGAATTTTTAATCCCGCGAGTCAAGCACAAAAGTTTGATCCCGAAGCTGAATATATCCGTCAGTGGTTGCCCGAATTAAGTTCTGTAGATACAATTGACCTAGTTACTGGTAAAATCACGCCGTGGGATTGCCACCAATTAGGTTATCCGCAACCGATTGTGAATCATCAGCAACAACAGCGAGAATTTAAACGTTTATATAGCAATAGCAAAAATAATGGTTAAAATTGTTCTCAGTACGGCTGTTTTTTTAAGTGCTGCTTTGTGGTCTACATCAGCTTGGGGTTATGAGTTGTTTAGCGATCGCCTAGCCTGGGAAACTGCCCTATCAGGTAGCACTTTTGTAACAGAAGAATTTAATCTTCCTGATCAGTCGCTGGAACCCTTACCTTTTCAATTTCCTAGTGGGTTAATCGCCGAAGCTACGGATTTTTTAGGAGGATCGGCTATTAGAGATAATTCTTTGGTATCAGGACTTTCTTTCCCTGGTAGTTTAGATAGATTTGCTTTTCCCTCTCCTGTTATCGGATTTGGTTTTGACTTTAACGTTCTTGAGGGAGATAAATCTTTCTTTCTGAACGGGGTTTTTGGTGAGATTCCCCTAGAAGATACGGGCTTTTTCGGCGTAATTACCACTGAGGAGTCTTCCCTAATTGAGAGATTTGAAATCATCTCAAGTGGTGAATTAGGAGCTGTGGAAATTGATGATCTGAGTTTTACTTCTGTACCTGAGCCATCTTCTTCCCTGAGTCTTCTGAGTGTTGTTGTTGCAACCTCAGTACTCAAGGTTCAAAGAAAGCGTTAAATTGTCACCGCAGTTGCTGTTTCTTCTGGAGAGTAAACGCTGATTTTTTGACGTTTTCTATCTTTGTGCTCGAAGGTAACGACACCGTCTATCAGAGCGTATAGGGTATAATCGCTACCACAACCAACGTTTTTACCAGGATGGAATTGAGTACCGCGCTGTCTTACGATAATACTTCCTGCCCTAACTACTTGACCACCGTAGCGTTTTACCCCTAATCTTTTGGAGTTGGAATCGCGTCCATTACGAGTACTGCCTGTTCCTTTCTTATGTGCCATGATTAATTCCTCAATAACCTAATTTTTACTAATTTATTCCGCAACGCTTTCTAAGAGAACCTCATCCGCTTCTTCAACCTTGGTGTTGACAGCGAGGGCTTCTCCATTGATGCTAATCGTTTCGATCATCAGACGAGTTATTTCTTGACGATGTCCTCTTTTTTTGCGGGTTTTTTTCTTGGGTTTCATTTTATACACGAGAACTTTCCGTCCGCGTCGGTGTTCTAAAACGGTTCCCAAAACGATCGCTCCCTCTACGTAAGGACGACCGATATGAATATCATCTTCATGGTGGACTAACAGAACTTTGTCAATGGTGTAGTCGTTATCTGGATCTACATGGAGTAATTCTATATCGTAGAAGCGTCCTGGTTCCACTCGCAGTTGTTTTCCGCCTGTTTCAATAATTGCGTAAGTCATGAGATTAGCTAAAATATTCTTTATTAGTGTCTGTCTAGGAAAACCCTAATTATGCACAGAGTCCCATTATAACTCTAAATAGGGTTTACTGTCAAGGTTTATCTTGTGTTTTTCTCAGAATATCTTTCAATTGTTCTTCCAATTCTTGGAGTTGTTCTAAACGAGTCTCTAATTCCAAACGTACTTGAGTTATCTCCTGATTTTGAGAGGTTAATTCTCGTTTCCACGCTTCTATTTTGATTTTTTCTTGTTCTATAATTTCCGGGCTAATATTATGTTGACCTAGATAAAGATTAATTATAGTTAAAATCCATTCCTTCGCTTCTTTTAGATTGGTAACCTCGCTATCTTGAAATTCAATTAATACTAAAACTCCTTCGTTCAAAAATTTATAATTGGGTAAAGTAATGGTTTCAGGGTGGCAAATACTCCAAACTTGATTAGGTTGTTGATAAGCTAGTAGTTGTACATCTATGCAGCCTTCAGTTAGACTTTGTTTGACTTGTGCTAAATATAACATAAAAAAAGTAGAGAGGGAGTTGACAACAGAAAACCATACTTTTTTAGGTTTAAAGACGTTCAAGCCTTTGTCGTAAAATTTGGGCTTGAATTTGGGCTTCAGTTAGCTCTTTTTTGACGGTTTCAATTACCTCATTAGGGGCTTTATTGACGAAGTTAGGATTATTGAGACGCCCAGTTAGGGAATCTATTTTTGTTTCTAGAGTTGCTAGTTTTTTGTTAAGTTTGTTTTTCAGTGCGTCGATATCGATAATTCCGGTAAGAGGAATCAAGGCTTGGATAGTACCGATTATACCAGCGCTAGCTTGTTGGTTGGTCTGCGCTAGGGTGGGAGTAATGGTTAAAGATTCTACTTTGGCTAACTCTTGAATGTAGGTTTGACCCTGTTGTAAGATTTGTTGTTCGGTAGGGTTTTCGGTTTGTAGAATGACTGGGACTTTTAGCCCTGGTTTAATTTCCGCCTCAGCCCGTAGATTGCGAATAGTACGAATTGTAGCTATAAGCAGTTCGAAATCTGATTCTAATTGGGGATTAATCAGAGTTGCTTCTACTTCCGGATAGCTTTGTAAAGCTAGAGATTGTCCTTCTGTTTGTGTGAGAGTTTGCCAAATTTCTTCGGTAAGATAGGGCATAAAGGGATGAAGTAATTTGAGAATTCCTTCGAGAATGTGGGCTAAGGTTTGTTGGGCTACTAGACGCGATGGAGAGTCAGTTGCAGATTGTAATCGAGATTTGACTAGTTCTATATACCAATCACAGAAATCGCCTCGACTAAACTCATAGAGTCCTTTAGCGGCTTCTCCAAGGGCGTAGGTTTCGATTTGATTTCTAGTTTGCTTAATAACTTGATGGTAGCGAGAAAGAATCCAACGATCGCTTAATTCCAAAGCAGATACTTGAGGTTTACCCAGTTGATTAGGAGTTTGCTGATCGAGATACATCAAAACGAAGCGCGCTGCATTCCAGAGTTTATTAGCAAAGTTACGGGAGGCTTCTACCGATTCTGATTCATCAGTGGTGCGATCGTATTGTAAGCTAATATCTTGACCCGCTCCTGCTACTTCTTTAATCAGGGTATAGCGAAGGGCGTCGGCGCCGTATTTATTGATTAGTATTAAAGGATCTATGCCATTATTGGCTGATTTAGACATTTTTTTGCCATTTTCGTCCCTTACTAAGCCGTGGATGTAGACATCGTTAAAGGGCATTTGATCGGTGAAGTAACCCGCCATCATCGTCATCCTCGCCACCCAAAAGAAGATGATATCGAAACCCGTTACTAAGGTAGTATTAGGATAGTATATAGCTAATTCTGGGGTAGATTGGGGCCAACCCATGGTAACAAAAGGCCATAAACCCGAAGAAAACCAAGTATCTAGGATATCGCTTTCTCGTTCTAAAACGGCAGAATCTCCATAGGTAGCCATCGCTTGGGCTTGAGCTTGTTCCTGATTGTAAGCTACTATAAAGGGAGTGTTATCTGTTATTGTCCCTGCGGTTTCACTGACAACGTACCAAGCGGGTATCTGATGTCCCCACCAAAGTTGTCTTGAGATACACCAGTCTTTGAGTTTAACTAGCCAATCGCGATAGACTTTTTGCCAACGTTCAGGTACAAAGTAAGGAGAGTTGTGGTCATTTAGATCCCCAAGGGCTTTACTAGCAAGAGGTTCGATTTTAACAAACCACTGAGTAGAGAGTAAGGGTTCAACGGGAACTTTACCGCGATCGCTAAAAGGGACGCTATGGCGATAGGATTCGACTTTAACTAGTAATCCCTCATCTTTGAGACGTTGGACCACGTTTTCACGCGCTACAAAGCGATCTTGTCCCACAAAAGGACCCGCGTTTTCATTCAAAGTGCCATCTTGATTCATGATATTAATCATGGGGAGTTTATGTCTTTCTCCCATGGCGAAGTCATTAGGATCGTGAGCGGGGGTTACTTTAACGCAGCCTGTACCAAAGTTGGGATCTACCAATTCATCGGCGATAATCGGAATTTCCCGGTTCATAATGGGCAAAATCAGGGTTTTACCGATGAGAGATTGGTAACGTGTGTCCGTAGGATTAACTGCTACTGCTGTATCTCCTAACATCGTTTCTGGACGTGTAGTAGCTACTTCCAGATAACCGGTACCGTCTTGAAGTGGGTAACGAAAATGCCAAAGATGTCCCTCTACCTCTTGGTTTTCTACCTCTAGATCCGAAACTGCCGATTGAGAAGCGGGACACCAGTTTACCAGATATTTACCTCGGTAGATTAAGCCTGCTTCATAGAGTCTAATAAAAGCTTCAATTACCCCTTGAGATCTAGTCTCATCTAAGGTAAAGCTTTCTCGAGACCAATCCGCGGACAATCCTAGGGATTTTAATTGACTGGTAATGCGATCGCCCGATTCTTGACGCCATTGCCAAGCTCTCGCTAGAAAAGCATCTCTTCCCAAATCTTGGCGGGTTTTTCCCTCAGCTTTGAGCTGTTTTTCAATCACGGTATGTACCGCTATACTCGCATGATCCGTACCCGGTAAACAGAGAGTATTTTCTCCCTTCATGCGATGGTAACGCACCAGGGTATCTATCAGGGCCGTATTAAAAGCGTGCCCCATGTGTAACGTACCGGTTACATTAGGAGGTGGAATCACGATACAATAAGCTTTTCCTTCTT comes from the Gloeocapsa sp. PCC 73106 genome and includes:
- a CDS encoding valine--tRNA ligase; this encodes MTISNLELPTLYDPKQTETKWQKYWEDHQIFQADPQKEGKAYCIVIPPPNVTGTLHMGHAFNTALIDTLVRYHRMKGENTLCLPGTDHASIAVHTVIEKQLKAEGKTRQDLGRDAFLARAWQWRQESGDRITSQLKSLGLSADWSRESFTLDETRSQGVIEAFIRLYEAGLIYRGKYLVNWCPASQSAVSDLEVENQEVEGHLWHFRYPLQDGTGYLEVATTRPETMLGDTAVAVNPTDTRYQSLIGKTLILPIMNREIPIIADELVDPNFGTGCVKVTPAHDPNDFAMGERHKLPMINIMNQDGTLNENAGPFVGQDRFVARENVVQRLKDEGLLVKVESYRHSVPFSDRGKVPVEPLLSTQWFVKIEPLASKALGDLNDHNSPYFVPERWQKVYRDWLVKLKDWCISRQLWWGHQIPAWYVVSETAGTITDNTPFIVAYNQEQAQAQAMATYGDSAVLERESDILDTWFSSGLWPFVTMGWPQSTPELAIYYPNTTLVTGFDIIFFWVARMTMMAGYFTDQMPFNDVYIHGLVRDENGKKMSKSANNGIDPLILINKYGADALRYTLIKEVAGAGQDISLQYDRTTDESESVEASRNFANKLWNAARFVLMYLDQQTPNQLGKPQVSALELSDRWILSRYHQVIKQTRNQIETYALGEAAKGLYEFSRGDFCDWYIELVKSRLQSATDSPSRLVAQQTLAHILEGILKLLHPFMPYLTEEIWQTLTQTEGQSLALQSYPEVEATLINPQLESDFELLIATIRTIRNLRAEAEIKPGLKVPVILQTENPTEQQILQQGQTYIQELAKVESLTITPTLAQTNQQASAGIIGTIQALIPLTGIIDIDALKNKLNKKLATLETKIDSLTGRLNNPNFVNKAPNEVIETVKKELTEAQIQAQILRQRLERL
- the rpmA gene encoding 50S ribosomal protein L27 — encoded protein: MAHKKGTGSTRNGRDSNSKRLGVKRYGGQVVRAGSIIVRQRGTQFHPGKNVGCGSDYTLYALIDGVVTFEHKDRKRQKISVYSPEETATAVTI
- the rplU gene encoding 50S ribosomal protein L21, which gives rise to MTYAIIETGGKQLRVEPGRFYDIELLHVDPDNDYTIDKVLLVHHEDDIHIGRPYVEGAIVLGTVLEHRRGRKVLVYKMKPKKKTRKKRGHRQEITRLMIETISINGEALAVNTKVEEADEVLLESVAE
- a CDS encoding FAD-binding domain-containing protein, translated to MSDLIIFWHRRDLRVSDNLGLSLACSDSSRVIGCFCFDLDLLSGDDIAPARISYLIGCLQLLQAQYQERGGELLLLRGKPTEIIPRLGIQLQARGVYWNLDVEPYAKERDRLVQRELEQQKIVVKTVWDQLLQSPGQVLTKSGDPYQVYTPFWKNWSQHTKSSPVAPPALLHKITENELTLVQELVLPQLPSSQELGYSYWDYPLPLKPGEIAAKQRLSDFCSTAIEAYQEQRNFPAIEGTSQLSGALKLGAIGIRTVWQETMEIQLHSCSIEGLQGIQTWQQELCWREFYQHALYFFPDLATGPYRESFKDFPWQNNPSHFQAWCEGNTGYPIVDAAMRQLNQTGWMHNRCRMIVASFLTKDLLINWQWGEKYFMQNLYDGDLSANNGGWQWSASSGMDPKPLRIFNPASQAQKFDPEAEYIRQWLPELSSVDTIDLVTGKITPWDCHQLGYPQPIVNHQQQQREFKRLYSNSKNNG